A region of Nostoc sp. 'Peltigera membranacea cyanobiont' N6 DNA encodes the following proteins:
- the tadA gene encoding tRNA adenosine(34) deaminase TadA, with protein MQTKYTEYLIHQQWMSCALKLAKSAGDAGEVPVGAVIIDSTGKLLAQGENRKERDKDPTAHAEILALKTAATTLQNWHLNECTLYVTLEPCPMCAGAILQARLGQLVYGVDDTKTGAIRTVINIPDSAASNHRLQVIGGILESACRQQLQAWFATRRRSVN; from the coding sequence ATGCAAACTAAATACACAGAATATCTTATACATCAACAATGGATGAGTTGTGCCTTAAAATTAGCAAAATCAGCCGGTGATGCAGGTGAAGTTCCTGTCGGTGCTGTTATTATTGATTCAACAGGCAAATTGCTAGCACAAGGAGAAAATAGAAAAGAGCGCGACAAAGACCCTACCGCCCATGCGGAAATTCTCGCTCTCAAGACAGCTGCAACAACTTTACAAAATTGGCATCTCAATGAATGCACCCTCTACGTAACTCTTGAACCGTGTCCAATGTGTGCAGGTGCTATTTTGCAAGCGCGTCTAGGACAACTTGTATATGGAGTAGACGATACAAAAACTGGCGCAATTCGTACAGTTATTAACATACCCGATAGTGCTGCTTCTAATCACCGTCTCCAGGTCATTGGAGGCATTCTAGAGTCAGCTTGTCGTCAACAATTACAGGCTTGGTTTGCTACTAGGCGGCGTAGTGTAAACTAA
- a CDS encoding lysophospholipid acyltransferase family protein has protein sequence MIEFHSSSDPCQHTPANHPVAVTTSRVSPWLSPLAHLLGRHCLLPLFFGQIRITGQKNIPTTGPAILAPTHRARWDALLVPYATANCRREQDLRFMVTIDECQGLQGWFVKRLGGFPVNSKHPSIRTLRHGVELLQQKKTVVIFPEGNIFRDGQVHQLKPGIARLALSAESSHSGLGVKIIPIGINYSQPYPSWGTDVSIDIGSPIRVEDYMSGCIKQDAKSITNDLGKALQQLSHQERKITNHAFAEITNS, from the coding sequence ATGATTGAATTTCACTCTTCATCCGATCCCTGCCAGCATACACCAGCAAATCATCCGGTGGCTGTTACTACCTCAAGGGTTTCTCCTTGGTTAAGTCCTCTGGCACATTTATTAGGCCGTCACTGCCTATTACCATTATTCTTTGGACAAATTAGAATAACCGGACAAAAAAATATCCCTACAACTGGGCCTGCGATCCTCGCGCCTACTCATCGGGCGCGTTGGGATGCATTGCTCGTACCTTACGCTACTGCTAATTGTCGCAGAGAACAAGACCTGCGGTTTATGGTGACTATTGACGAATGCCAAGGTTTGCAAGGCTGGTTTGTCAAACGTTTGGGGGGATTTCCTGTAAATTCTAAGCATCCGTCAATTCGCACACTGCGACATGGAGTTGAGCTACTTCAGCAGAAAAAAACTGTGGTTATCTTTCCAGAAGGTAATATTTTTCGTGATGGGCAAGTTCACCAGTTGAAACCGGGAATTGCTCGTCTTGCTTTGAGTGCTGAATCTAGTCATTCTGGGTTGGGAGTGAAAATTATACCTATAGGCATTAATTACAGCCAACCTTATCCAAGTTGGGGTACAGATGTGAGTATTGACATTGGCTCTCCAATCAGGGTAGAGGATTACATGAGTGGCTGTATAAAACAAGATGCCAAAAGCATCACAAATGATTTAGGAAAGGCACTGCAACAATTAAGCCATCAAGAAAGAAAAATTACTAATCACGCATTTGCAGAAATTACTAATTCTTGA
- a CDS encoding BolA family protein: MISPQQVEAMIKAELPDAQVQVQDLTGGGDHYQVTVVSSHFAGKGLVQQHQLVYGALGQAMSTEAIHALAVKTYTPEAWQATPAS; the protein is encoded by the coding sequence ATGATTAGTCCGCAGCAGGTTGAGGCAATGATCAAGGCGGAACTGCCAGACGCTCAAGTTCAGGTGCAAGACTTGACTGGTGGCGGCGACCACTATCAAGTGACAGTAGTTTCATCGCACTTTGCAGGTAAAGGACTAGTGCAACAGCACCAGTTAGTTTATGGTGCGTTGGGTCAAGCTATGTCAACTGAAGCAATTCATGCTTTGGCAGTAAAAACATATACTCCCGAAGCTTGGCAAGCAACACCAGCTTCGTAA
- the grxD gene encoding Grx4 family monothiol glutaredoxin: protein MTPELKEKIDNLLQENKILVFMKGNKLMPQCGFSNNVVQILNTLGVPFETVDVLSDSEIRQGIKEYSNWPTIPQVYINGEFLGGSDILIELYQKGELQQKVEVALAS from the coding sequence ATGACACCAGAACTCAAAGAAAAAATTGATAACTTGCTACAAGAGAACAAGATTTTAGTTTTCATGAAGGGAAACAAGTTAATGCCCCAATGTGGTTTCTCCAACAACGTTGTGCAGATTCTCAATACCTTGGGAGTTCCCTTCGAGACGGTTGATGTTCTATCAGACTCTGAAATCCGTCAGGGAATTAAAGAATACTCTAACTGGCCGACAATTCCCCAAGTGTATATCAATGGTGAATTCCTTGGCGGTTCTGACATCTTGATTGAACTGTACCAAAAAGGTGAATTGCAACAAAAGGTAGAAGTAGCACTAGCTTCCTAA
- a CDS encoding DUF6761 family protein, translating to MLQDTQTIRYYQRLTDAFAELWNRGYRTDDMRMYLDGYLAALRQSNVIEPYLIHRLEEEASRFLYDGSNFAVPQPQPQPDYY from the coding sequence ATGCTCCAAGACACACAAACCATCCGCTATTACCAAAGACTCACCGACGCCTTCGCCGAGTTATGGAATCGCGGTTATCGCACGGATGACATGCGGATGTATTTGGATGGATATCTAGCCGCATTGCGACAAAGTAACGTCATTGAACCTTATCTGATTCATCGTCTAGAAGAGGAGGCCAGCCGCTTCTTGTACGATGGATCAAATTTTGCAGTGCCGCAACCACAGCCCCAACCCGATTACTACTAA
- a CDS encoding response regulator transcription factor: protein MGSVCIEIIEGNPHLRSLLGWHLQQLEYRVHQAASIYQAREVFLSHQPTLVVLDADLPDGDGIEFCRWLHRQEQPLILMLSARNSEGDIVAGLKAGADDYLSKPFGMQEFLARVESLIRRKRTPTAPAYLDYGTLQIDLVQRRVRFQGEFIDLTPQEFSLLYVLAQAGGVPLSRSELLRRAWPDAIDNPRTIDTHVLSLRKKVELDPRQPNLIQTIRNVGYRFNMEILNTNISQSQTTKLARERFNNQRSTLSSSQV, encoded by the coding sequence GTGGGTTCGGTTTGTATAGAAATCATTGAGGGGAATCCCCATCTGAGGTCGTTGTTGGGTTGGCACTTGCAACAGCTGGAATACCGCGTGCATCAAGCTGCCAGTATTTATCAAGCAAGGGAAGTATTTTTAAGCCATCAACCAACACTGGTAGTATTAGATGCAGACTTGCCTGATGGCGATGGCATTGAATTTTGTCGTTGGTTGCATCGTCAGGAGCAGCCTCTAATCCTAATGCTATCTGCCCGTAATAGTGAAGGTGATATTGTCGCAGGTTTAAAGGCGGGTGCAGATGATTATTTGAGCAAACCTTTTGGGATGCAAGAGTTTTTAGCACGGGTAGAGTCGCTGATTCGTCGGAAACGCACACCTACTGCACCAGCTTATTTGGATTATGGCACTTTGCAAATCGACTTAGTTCAGCGCCGTGTCCGCTTTCAGGGGGAGTTTATCGATTTAACGCCTCAAGAATTCAGTTTGCTGTACGTTTTGGCACAAGCTGGGGGAGTACCTCTGAGTAGGTCGGAATTGCTGCGTCGTGCTTGGCCTGACGCTATCGATAACCCTCGTACCATTGATACTCACGTTTTGTCGCTGCGGAAAAAGGTGGAACTTGACCCTCGTCAACCGAACTTGATTCAAACTATCCGCAATGTAGGATACCGTTTTAACATGGAAATTTTGAATACCAATATTTCACAATCACAAACAACAAAGTTAGCTAGAGAAAGATTTAATAATCAACGTTCAACACTTAGTAGTAGTCAAGTTTAA
- a CDS encoding ABC transporter ATP-binding protein, producing the protein MNKATLRLKQVNLFTKLKTQLPGNQQGYPILQDIDLEVFQGDGSANACGERIAIVGPVGAGKTSLLRLLNRLIEPTSGKIYLENQEYRQIPVIQLRQMVVLVLQESKLLGMTVQQALAYPLVLRGLPKQTIQERISDWTEQLHIPNEWLGRTEVQLSAGQRQLVAIARALLIQPKILLLDEPTSALDAGTASHLMQVLIQLSQTHQTTILMVNHQLELAQMFCTRLLHLQQGRLSANQTVSEIDWVELRESLIKAETQDDFGF; encoded by the coding sequence TTGAATAAGGCAACACTCAGGCTAAAGCAAGTTAATCTGTTTACAAAGCTGAAAACCCAACTTCCCGGCAATCAGCAAGGGTATCCCATATTGCAGGATATTGACTTGGAAGTATTTCAGGGCGATGGCTCCGCCAACGCCTGCGGCGAACGCATTGCCATTGTAGGGCCAGTAGGCGCTGGGAAAACTTCGTTATTACGTCTCCTCAACCGCCTAATTGAACCCACTAGTGGCAAAATCTATCTAGAAAATCAAGAATATCGCCAAATTCCTGTCATCCAGCTACGCCAGATGGTTGTACTTGTATTGCAAGAGTCAAAGCTGTTAGGGATGACAGTTCAGCAAGCCTTGGCTTATCCTTTAGTTTTGCGTGGCTTGCCCAAACAGACAATTCAGGAACGAATCAGTGATTGGACAGAACAACTGCATATTCCTAATGAATGGTTAGGGCGAACTGAGGTACAACTTTCTGCGGGACAACGACAACTAGTAGCGATCGCTCGTGCCTTACTCATCCAGCCTAAAATATTATTATTAGACGAGCCAACCTCTGCCCTTGATGCTGGTACAGCTTCTCATCTCATGCAAGTCTTAATCCAGTTGAGTCAAACTCATCAAACTACGATTCTGATGGTAAATCATCAACTGGAACTTGCCCAGATGTTTTGCACTAGGTTATTACACCTACAACAAGGTCGTTTATCCGCAAATCAAACAGTCTCTGAAATCGACTGGGTTGAATTACGAGAAAGCCTAATTAAAGCAGAAACTCAAGACGATTTTGGATTTTAG
- a CDS encoding DUF4079 domain-containing protein: MNLPSFLWLWKIAAWSMGLSLLAYLMLAVTGVWMFRARTSQQFPFTPFLGGNREVRSLHYLMGISMVSLVLLLLAIGIVGTLGHFGSLGHSSHLASGLIVVALVLLSAFSATQISARRPWARPLHIGVNIILFVGFAWVSLTGWIVVQKYLP; this comes from the coding sequence ATGAATCTGCCTTCATTTCTTTGGTTGTGGAAAATAGCCGCCTGGTCGATGGGTTTATCCCTGCTGGCATATCTGATGTTAGCAGTGACCGGCGTTTGGATGTTTCGGGCGAGAACTTCGCAGCAATTTCCTTTTACGCCATTTCTGGGCGGAAATAGAGAGGTGCGATCGCTCCACTATTTAATGGGCATCAGCATGGTAAGTTTAGTGCTACTATTGCTAGCGATCGGGATTGTTGGCACTTTAGGACACTTTGGTTCTTTAGGTCACTCCTCACACTTGGCATCTGGATTGATAGTGGTAGCATTAGTTTTACTGTCTGCTTTCAGTGCCACGCAAATTAGTGCTAGACGACCTTGGGCTAGACCCTTACACATCGGCGTAAATATTATTCTATTTGTAGGATTTGCCTGGGTGTCCCTTACTGGTTGGATTGTAGTGCAAAAGTATTTGCCTTAA